The Montipora foliosa isolate CH-2021 chromosome 1, ASM3666993v2, whole genome shotgun sequence DNA segment ATGTAAAGGTTCAGCCAAAACGGTTGCCTGCATATCTGTTTATTGCATCCCTAGTCAGTGGGTCATGAAAGGAAAAAGTGAAGAATATGAATTATCAGACTGTGTGAAAAAAGGCAACTGGATTTTGacccttttttgtcttaacagtatatttcaataaaatatgtaaatgtactttttctagttttttataTTAAGTATATTTAATTACCGTGCAGTCAGACTGGTGGCATGATTAGGCTTATTTAGTGTGGCATTAGCATCTTTCAGAATTGGACCGCTTAGGCTATGTCTACACTATACTGGTTAGCTTACCGCATCGACACGAAAAATACTCTGGTCTGGTATGAACAGAAACGACCCAGAAATGGAACAAGTCGTCCGTGAAGGAGACTGATTAATCCcaaaagacttatgatagaaccatgttatattttgaggtgacgttttcgttgacagtcgccgtcgtagatcttagaCTCCCGATTGACTTCCGCTACGGTTCAATATCGGTTCACAGCACAACACCAAAGAGTGGCACAAGAACCTATCCGATACACGACAATTCACTTTCAAGATCGAAGCGGTGCAGCGTCGCTTTGTTTTAAAAACCGCACAAAAATCAGCGTTCCCTTTGTGAACAGAAGCCCTATCCGATATGGTTTTTGTGTCGGCACACGAGCTATCTGGTTTAGTGTAGTCTTAGGCCCACTTAACAGACACTTGGCATGGAATCATAAAACCCTTGGAGTATCTTCGGCTTGGAGGTTAGGCGAAATGCACCCTGGCTTACATGCAGATCTTTTCAAGCCTTTGAGCcataattatataaaaaaatgaaataatatgTAATTGAAACTGTTTTACATTCATTTTAACAGATGACAAAGAGCAGTTAACAAAAAGTAAAGCTGCAATGGATGCCATGACTAAAAAAAGAAGCGGGtcagccaaaaaagaaaacaaacagtctgggagcaaaaaaaaaaaaagcaaaaagtcCAGCCAGGGTTTCCTCCAAAGCTAtaagccaaaaagaaaaaaatgaagctGATAAAGAAAGGgaggagaagaagaaagaaaaaatgcaaaagaagaaGGCCCTAGATGAAAGAGACTTCAATGTCCTTGGCCAGAGGTCACAGCTAACCCGGTCAATTGTTATGGTGAATGAACATGATAGGGATGTGGAGGAGAAGGAGATGGAGCTTGCAAGAAAGAAGGCTGATCTTGAAAGAAGGGAGAAAGAagtcaaaagaaaagaaggagGTGATGCACACAATGTACTTGAAGTAAACAAGAATGCAATGAGAACAAGGGATATGTCAGAGATTGCCGGGCCGTCTTGGAGGAATGTAGAGGAGGACGATGAAGATAATGATGAATATTTAGGTAAGTAGACCCTTAATATTCTAATGATATTGTGTGAGCTACAGGCAAttaaaaacagataaatttgaAACAGATGCAGGTGTACATGTCACATTAAGTCATAATGAATACTGTTTTGTGGTACGAAAACACCCAGCTGGGAAAATTTAGTTGTTTTGTCATTGCAAATAATGTAGACGCATAAGCGAACTTGTTTTAGTGTGcctttaaaatacatgtaatattgtAATACAGTGcacaaaacagaaaaatgcttacaataatattattggtatCAGAGTTCAGTTTGTATTTGAAGACAAAGTTCATAGCAGGGCTGTCATAGTGACTACATGTAAGTCTGGAAGCAGCAGTTACACTGGAGATATCACCCGTAGCAGTCTAATGGTTATGTTGCTCTGTATGAATGTGTAATGTGACAGCAATCAATATCTTCATACACCCGTAAGCTGTAACAAGTGTTACTGGTTACAGCCACTGCTATGGATATAAAAGTTCTTTAATAAATTGAGGAtctttcatttttcagattttgatgaTAGTGGAGTGATGGAATGCTATACCGAGCATATTGATGTCCTTGAGGCAAGCAATATTATCAAAACTCCCGAGAGACCAACAACTGGCAAAAAGCGACCAAGAGCAAACCCTCTAACAGTAGGTACTACTGCTAAGAAGTGCCCAAGAAGGCAAGTTGTAGAGCCCGAGTGTGCTCAGTGTCGCCATCTGCTGCTGGAAAACAAAGAGCTGAGAGAGGCAAATGCACAACTAACTGAGGAATTAAATGCTCAAAGGATGGAGGTGCAGCCAAGTGACGCCCCCAGACCAGGGAAAATATCCAAGGAGGTTGCGGAAAGATATAACGTAAGAGTAATACATGTAGAATAATATGACATCACAAAACTACTGGTTAATACACTTATGCCAAAATCATTCTTGTCATTCAAATATACCTAAAAACCTACCTGtcctaaaaatttttctttctacTCACACAAAGAGATTGTTCAGCCCCAAAGACTGGTCAAATGTCATGACCTAAATCGTGCATGTTTAGAGAGACTATTTGAATAGTACATGTACAATCAAACACTAGAGTGACTCAGCTCATACAGTGTGATCACTAGATTTATGCACTTGTCATCGGCTTCCCCGAGGGGGGGGACCCCGGGCTGATGTGGGGACTTTGCTAATTGTGCATTTCAAAGTTCTTGTATTTCCCCACCCGTGGGGGTTTTTGTTTCTTGCTAAGTCCCCAGTCTTTGGCGAAGCCAAGCACCCAACATTCAAACTCTATATCGCAACACAACAACATACACCTGAACACAACTCAAAGGGACTATTAATAGATAGAGCTCTAAAACTGTTGTCCTTTGAAAACAGAACAATTGAGAAAGACAATCCAAGTTGATTAACGCGTTATTACAGCGATATCGCTTCTGTTGTATCACTAACAAAAGACGACCTGTTGACCTTCAACAGTGACCTCTATAAACAATAATATATACACAGGggaattttaaaattgcttatgGCTACAAATACGTACAAATTTTTGACGGATGATCTGTTTGATAAACAAAAAACGATGGATtttaaaacataccttcttcttCTCCTCCGCCATCTTGCAGTCGATAGAGGGAACAATCGATTGTTCTCAATCTCCTCTCACTTGAACAGAAGCGAAGTCCCCATTCTCCCCGAGAATAGTGCATTCAAAAATCTAAGTCCCCAACATTTCCCCCACTACAAGGGCATAAATAAATGATCAAACTCTCATTAATGAACACATTTTGTTGCTTACAGATGATTGAACTGTCACCAGGAAGATGTGTTTACATCTATGACAGCCATCTTACCAAGGCATATACAAAGAAAACAGCAACAGCCACAGCTTGTTTTCTGCTAAGCTGTttttacagacatgatgaactTGTAGGGAGGAGTCTTGGAAGAAATGGAAAACCTTGTGTTGATACAGACATTCTAGAGAGCATCTTGAGTAAGTCTAATCATAACTTCACATTTATACTTATTGCAATAATACAAATGTTTACTCTGCATGAGCCATTTTTCTAAAGGGTAGCTTCATGCAGTGAATTGCAAATTCTTAAGatttttacattaaaaaaaaaaaattcagatgcATTTATAGAAGTTGTCAATAATGAGGTTTTGAAGTGCAAGAATTAAGACATTAATATTGTACTGAAacaagtgaggctatgatcctcgcagttatgaatccaatttttgcaattgcatagagaagcctgaaaaattcaggacttcaagagggtttgaacccatgacctcatgataccggtgcaacgctctaaccaactgagctatgaagccactgacgttgggagctggtcatttgtgggttctaatgttcccgtgagaaatgaattaatgataaaatgatatatgaaatggatcatacgtgtatatgaactgcggatatgaaatcaagtgaagctatgatcctcgcagttatattTGGCTATGTTCTGGATAAAATTAACTTGTCTAAGCAATTCCCTGTTCTTATTTGTTTGTAGGTTACACAAGCAGATAGTGGGGTCAAAATAGCTTTAAGGAACAAGATAACCTGTCTTGAAGctaagttaaaaaaaaggacAATCCAAGTTGTTGATTAACGTGCAAAAAGCTTCTTAAAACACCTGTTTAAAACTATCTTAGATGCAGTGCTGGAATTATCAAtgacaatttttaactttatAATACTAtatataaattattgtttattgCCAGAAACAAGAAGACAAGTTAACTTCGGTTTAAAGAGATCTAGCCATCGTTGCATTGTTGCTGCTCAtgatcatattttttttttacaaaattcaGTGAGTTCCACTTAACTTGCTTGATCAGAGTAGAGgtaattttttaataatattgtgaAAACCTATTTCAGCTAGATATTTGCTTTTTTCTGAGAGTACATTTGTATTGCATACAGTAAGTCATGTTTATGCATTGATAACAATAAATATGTTACCACTGTAGATTGAATAAAACCTGTGTTTCAATCATTTATATGTGTATGCATGAAGTATACTTTAAGTACACTTTAAGTATACTTCCGTTAAAGTATACTTTAAGTATACTTCCTTTTAGGTATACTTTAAGTATACTTTTTAGGTGACCAAAAGTTCTGTACTTAAAGTATACTTTGGTAAGTATACTTTAAGTATACTTTAAGTACAAATAAAGTATGCTATTTAAAGTGTTTACCACTTATTTAAAGTATACTTTAAATGTACTGAAATTCATTGGCCCcgtattctgtagttgctcccaAAAACAGTACACAAAGATTTCCACTTGCatatggaaacaaaaaagaCGTACTCATGCTTTAATTTCAGTCTTTAATTTACAACAAACAATTTCAAAAACAGTTCACAAAGATTTCCACTCGTCTACCGCACGAATGCATTCATCAGCTTGCGCCTTTGTTTTGAGTCCCATATATATATTGTTTACATCATTCAAAAATACAGCAAACAAATCCTCATTTCTATGCATATATCTCCACATAAATTCTGCCAACAATTTTTCCACTGCAGGAGTGTGGGagcatcctttttccactgcgggagtgcgggactgcaggagcagtagttttacccccatttcatattcttgctttttccactgcgggagtgcgggactgcgggagcaacaGTTTTACCCTCATttcatattcttgctttttcCACTGCAGGACTGCGGGTTTGCGGGTGCAGTAtttttatccccatttcatattctttctttttccactgcgggagtgcgggactgtgggagcagtagttttatacccatttcatattcatcctttttccactgcgggagtgcgggactgcgggagcagtagttttatccccatttcatattcttGCTTTCTCCACTGTGGGAGTGTGGGACTGCCGGAGCAACAGTTGTACCCCCATTTCATTTTCATccgaaccctaaccctaacttcgggacttcgggactgcgggagcatgcatttaatgtcacgcaatcgtggcTGGGTATTCTGAAGTCGCTCCAAAAGGGGAAAACGTTTTAGGGAGAGTATATGTATAGAGTTTGGGACAACTAAATAGTTGGTAAACGAATCGAGTCTACAGGTGCCCCAAATTAATTGTAATATGTATGAACATTAGGAATATAAATGacaataacaaatttaatttaatctgAAACCACTGTCACCTGAACCGCCCTCAACcgcccccattgacaagtaagatcgtctggtgttagacagtctgacagtaaaatatgttaagTCCCACACCTTGGAGTCAATGCGTTATAAAGTAATacttcttactttaaatttaaaagaacaaaaatgtgcAACTTTCAGGGCTTGTAAAAACACCAGTTTTTTATCCTAGAACAGAGcaaattcaaacaaattttCACTTCATAGGCATAGGATTGCTTCTTATTAAAAGAAGCAAATAAATCATGCACGAAAAAAACCCTAACAAGAATTCCAGACCTTGAaactaaatattaaaatttaataGTTCTTGTTTATGGTAAATACTATGTAATAATGATTGATTTGCCAAACTTCTTGTCAGAAAATGTCAGTTTTATTATTTAATAacgaagagggcaaaattactgaatgctgattggtcaatgaagagggtattttttcttaattttgcttgagaagagggcaaaattactcgctcacgattggtcgagcgccaaaaattctcgctcctgattggctgaattaaattaaattaagctAGTCTAGAGGTGAAGTGAACTATGTAATTATCTATGGTTTGTACAAGGAAAGGAAATGTTAAACAAATATAGACATTTTATAATACTAATAAA contains these protein-coding regions:
- the LOC137981278 gene encoding uncharacterized protein is translated as MILYFDDSGVMECYTEHIDVLEASNIIKTPERPTTGKKRPRANPLTVGTTAKKCPRRQVVEPECAQCRHLLLENKELREANAQLTEELNAQRMEVQPSDAPRPGKISKEVAERYNMIELSPGRCVYIYDSHLTKAYTKKTATATACFLLSCFYRHDELVGRSLGRNGKPCVDTDILESILSYTSR